The Chionomys nivalis chromosome 1, mChiNiv1.1, whole genome shotgun sequence sequence atcctgtttgtccagtatgcattttgtcagtggtcaggGCATGGgaagttctttgcccaaaggtcagttttgccaagaagaaaacaaactccaagtggagtgtcttcagtgcccaatattctctcgggaatagatcagtgctgccaggagcaatcatgtctcacatcaacagaaccctacgttatgtaaatgccatattctacagttctttgaagtgattgaagattaCCACGTTGGGCACCAGACTGTTGTTGATTATAGTAAAATAATTCCACACCATCTCAGAATGGAGTAaaataaaggtttctttatttaggggtagacttacagattggcagtcctctgcatgagcaggaaACAGAAACCGAATCCATCAGTCAAGGGGCCCATGAAGGTTTTTTACatctgtatatataatacatttgaccatgcccaaagtgggccagtatcttaaaggctattggctagaGGAGTTCTCACGCATGACCTCCTTGGTCTGTCACTCTGAGAGAAGTCATGTGAGAGCAATACAGATAAGCAGAATAGAGGTCTTTTCCCAAGGCGGCTCTGCCTCAGTGACAAGCATGCATAGGGCACCCTCCACCTCAAGTCAGTCAGCCAGGGGACACTGTAGCCTCACAAGTATTTCCCAAAGGACAAATCTTCCCAGCCTCACAGCTCCTAAGCATTGCCTAATCCCAAAGATTAGTCCTGGTCATTTAGACTAGCCTTTTATCTGCCTTGCAGGCCatgagaaagctaagaaaacacCAGTTATGTGGCTAGTACAGAGCCAAACTGCCCCTGCCCCCCTCAAAGTCTTCCCTTAGCATCCTCCATCaccccaaagcccacctgcaCTCTGCCCGTGCCGTGGCCTTGCCTGCTCCATCCTGAGGCCCAGGTTGGGAAGTGGGTGGAAATCTCATAGAGAGACTGAGGCCCTAGGGTTAGGTATACTCTTAATTCTAATCAGAGGGTCACTCCCAAAGGgagaaacctcagctgagaacGTGAGAAATGGGTCTGGGGAAGGGACTGTTGGTGAGCCTTCCCTGGAGAGGGGACACAGCTTGGGGTTAGGGGTACACACTTGTCTGAAGCAGTATGGTTTAGCGCTGCCCTGTCTGCCTGCCCAGCCACAGAGAGCGCATTCCAGGGAGCCACACTGGCACCGCCTGAGCCAGCACAGACCACTTGCAGATGGCGACCTGAACTGGCTGGTGAGTAACCTGTGGATGGAGCACCCACTCCTTTCTGTACCAATGCagcttataaaggaaagcatttaactggggctggcttacaggatCAGAGGTTTAGTTCCCTAtcctcatggtggggagcacagcagtgtgcaggcagacatgacaactgagttctacatctagatctgcaggcagcaggaagagagagagccactgggcctcCTCGGAACCTCAAAGCTGACCACCaggaacacacttcctccaacaaggccccacctcctaatccctcttgGGTAGTGTTGCTCCCCAATGACCAAAccttcaaacatatgagcctatgagggctgggacctgaactcgggtcctctgcaagaataataagtgttagccgggcagtggtggcgcacgcctttaatcccagcactcaggaggcagagacaggcggatctctgtgagttcgaggccagcctggtctacaagagctagttccgggacaggcaccaaagctacagagaaaccctgtctcgaaaaaccaaaaaaaaaaaaaaaaaaaaaaataagtgttttacccactaagccatctctccagccctgtgagcCTTTAATAAGTAAGACGTGAAGGGTCTTCTCTGAACCCTCCAGCCCTTCCAGAGACTTTGATGGCCAAGCACAGGCTAGAGAGAGACACTACCAGGTGCCTGGTAGTGGTCCTTTACCAAACTAGTAAGTAGAGGGGCACCCCAAGACCCCCAGAATTCCCTAACCACTTTGTCCTACATCCTGTCCTCCTATTGACTTTTCCTGAAGACCCACATTACCcatatctgaaaaaaatatctAGAATGCATGCGGAAAAGTTCACAGAAATGAGTAGTTTTGTCAAAAATATTCATTCAAAAGGAGTGAACAGGACCCTGTGGGCCACTTTTTGCCTCTGAGGTATTTTCTGAAAATGGGCCAGGATCTAAATGCCAAGACTCAGttgccagccagtcagccagcccaCTCGTGATTGCAGACACCAAGAAGAAGTCAGGTCAGACTCCACTGCGGGCTCCCCAGACCccctccagccccttcccctGCACACCTGCGTGCCAAAGACCAGAAGATTCTCACAGGCTCATACCCAGCCAAACATGAGCATCACCCCATTCTCCTCTAAGCAGAATAGACCATTCTTCTACAGTGTTCCAGAATATTCTAGTGCTTTCTAGTTTGTCTTCTCCCAGTATGTCCCTGGAGCATAAAGATACAGATTCCCACAGGCCCAGCATGGTGTCTGTTATATgctgggtgtcttagttagggtttctattgctgtgatgcaacaccatgaccaaaaacaacttgtggaggaaggggtttattctcattactcttccacatcactgttcattactgaaggaagtaaggacaggaactcaagcagaacaggaacctggaggcaggagctgatacagaggccatggaggggactgcttactggcttgctccccatggcttgctcagtctgttttcttatagagcccagggatggcaccacccacaatgggctgggccctccccatcaatcactaattaagaacatGTCCTACAGGTGTtgtgaggagctgcaggctgcattcccacccagctcccgcatggctagctttatacccgaaataacaacacacaaattgtattcttttaaacactgtttggcccattagctctagcctcttactaattctcacatcttgattaacccatttttattaatgtgtgtagcaccacgaggtggtagcttaccaggaaggatcttaacctgagtccatcttggagaggagaactatagcgtctgcctcacttcccttcttcccagcattctgttctgtctactccgcctatctaagctgctgtcctatcaaaggccaagcagtttctttattaattaaccaataaaagcaacagatagacagatgacccacctacatcattcaGGCTTGCCTGTCTACAGCCATGGAGGCATTTGGGGCTCCCTCTTTttagatgactctaacttgtgtcaagttgacataaaactagccactaCAACTGAGCCCTTGTCAACTGAAACTCAAACACATCGCTTTTCAGTTAGAACCTTTCCTTCCTCATTTGTCACTAAGAgagcatattaataaaaatgttgcaATATAAATCATAAATAACTCTAAAAGttccacagtctttacaaattcaaatactttaaaattcagCCTTGGTGGACgaaggtggtacatgcctttaaatcccagttcccaggaaccagaggcaggtggatctctgaactcgagaccagcctggtctacagagggagttccagtatagccagggctaccctgtctcaaaaaaaaagttcatcCTTTAAAATATCTAGTCTCTCTTAAAATCCAAGGTCTCTGTAAAACTccaaaatttctttaaaagttcagtctcCCAACTGCAACTGTGGGCTccagtaaaacaaataaataataaataaattaaataaataaataaataaataaatgctttcgtATTCCAAGAGGGGATAACCAGGACAGTCACGAGctaagcaaagcaaaaccaaactccaataGTGTAAATAACTCAGAGCCCAATGTCTGGGACCGCCTCTGAGTCTTCTGGGGTCCAAAGGGCTTGCCGCAGCCCACACAGCTTGTCTCCCAGGATCAGGCAGGCTCCATTCCATAGCCGCTGCTGTCATTGGCCTTGCCCCATGGCACTCGTCTTCAGAATGCTGGAGTCTCAGCTGCAATTGGGCTACTTTAACCATCCACCTCTCCCAGACTCAGTTTATGGAACCAAACCTGAATTCTGTGCGACCCTTTCTGCCCTGAGGCTtcagctgctgctgtggctgcgCCTTTCCTACATTCTCTCCCCGTCTCTCACGGTGCCAAGCCTCACCTGCTCTCCACGACCGCTTCATGCCTTCAGCTGCTACTGCGGCTGCGCCTTTCCTACGTTCCCTCCCCGTCTCTCACGGTGCCAAGCCTCACCTGCTCTCCacgaccccttcatgccttcagaaCCAGCACCACCTGGGAGACTCTCACAGGTGACTGACCGAGTTTGGCTGTCAGCATGAGGTCCAGccttggccacctctggaacACGGTTTCTGTGTACTGACCCCAGGGAAACACCCACCAGAAGGTTTCCCCTCCATGATGCTGGTCTCTTAATTACAGCTAACATCTCAGCCCCAGCCAGCCAGCAaagattttgctttagtgattctGTTATCTTGTTAAACACGGCTgattcttcagctccagctgaccagtaTCACAGGTTCCCAACTCAAAACAGCAAAGATCCCTGATGGAGTCTTTAAGGGGCTCTCCAGGTGCCCTCTGGAGAAGCCAGGCCCCCATACCCTCAACATCGCCCTCAGCATTCTCATCTTCCAAGCTCCCGCAGAACAGCTCAGCAAGCTTTGAACACTCGATGGCTTTTCCAACCCAAAATTCCAAAGTCCTTCCTCAATCCTCCCCAAAACACATGGTCAGGTCTATCACAGCAAAGCTCCACGATCCTGGTATTTGTTTCAGTTAAAGTTTCTATGACTGTGAGGAACCCCAgaacccaaagcaacttggggaggaaagggtttatttgacttaaacTTCCACACCACTGTTCATCATCGacgaagtcagggcagaaactcaaacagggcgggaacccggaggcaggagctgaagcagaagccatggaggggcgctgcttactggcctgctctccatggcttgctcagcccgctGTCTTATAGAACCAGGACTGGCAGCCCAAAGATGGTACCACATACAATGAGCTGGGCTCTCCCGACAGAAAAATCCCTACAGGTTAACCTACAGTCTGACGttacagaaacattttctcaactgaggttccctcttcttagatgactctagcttgcgtCAAGTTGACTGAAAAGTAGCCAGGACAGAAGGTGTGAATAGGCATTTGTCATATTGAGTCAAATAGTAACGAAGGTACCAGAATGGTACCCTTCACACGGCTGAACGGAACATAGCCGCCGCCAACATTAAATAAAGTCCGATCTGagagatgtgttccattttgtcaCTCATTTTTCCAGCCTAGATTTCTACACAATGCTGCTTGTCACAATGGGACAAGTGCATCCTGACGGTGGCCCCCACAGACTGCCCCCTGCTCCTCCCCAGGTTGTGACTCTGAAACAAAAAGCAGCCGATTCATAGATGCGGTCAAACCGTTTATTCCATTAGTGACCAATACACCAGCACCAGAGCACAGCAGGGACCCTGCCTGAGGACCCCgggaaggcagggaggacagAGACAGGGCCTCCAGCCCTGGGCTGTTCTCTGCAAGTTGCTGAGGAAGCTGTGCCTGAGAGAAGCCGCTGGGGAGGGCAGGCGACTGAGCCAAAAGCCAGATAACCCACGTCAGCCCCCCTCTGCCCAGGAGCACCAGGGCTGCAGTGAGGAAGCTTCCAGGCCAAGCCAAGGAAGGATGACCCGTTATACAGAGCCCGGGTGTgtgttgttatgtgtgtgtacatgtgtgtgcttgtgtgtatgggGGGCAAGATGTCTACACTACTTAGCACATGAGATATAACTGCTAAGCCACAGGACCTGCCTGGGGACAAAAGAGACCAGGAACCAGGGCCACAGAGCTCTGGAGCCTTGAGAGGGGACAGTGACAGGGACCACCCTCCCCGCTGCTTCCATTCAGAGAGGGTGGCAGCTCCTGTCGGAAGCAGGTGGTAGAACAGACACTGTCCTTGGGCCGGGGCAGAAGGGCCACCTCTGGCCTGGGCCACATCACGTGTAAGCCATCTTGCTGCACACCCAGGGCCGGGTCGCCAGACACTCTGTTGACACAAGCCTGGTGGGCTCCACGAAGACACACTCGCCCATACCCGAGATGGAGAACCTGTGATGGAAGAGAAAAGATAGAGGGCCCGCTTGCCGATCATCACGGGCGGTCAACAGGCCCTTTGGCTGTCCCTCCCTCCAGTCACCACTGGAGCGTCTTCCAGGACAGACATGGGTGCGCCTTGCTAGCTTAGTCCTCCACTGTTCCAGCTCTGTGCTTCTGGAACGTTCCATGATGAGGAACTGTTCCATACATCTGTCACCAATGCTCCCTGccttccttattctttttctatCTCCTTCTAAGGTCAGCTCCAAGGTGCCCAATTCAGAGCTGCCCTCTGCCCACCTCACCTCCCACAGAATCCTGTTTGCAGCATGAGGAAGTGTTTATCACAGCCCTGAGAGGCCATGTCTGGGCACAGTTCTCCATAGGTGGAGTCTGGACTACAAGCTGAAGTGACCTACCTGTTCCTAAGCCTACATTGCCACCACACACACCTTCGCTACCACAATCCACCTCCACAGCCACACTTGCTACCCCCATTGCCCAAGATCGTAGCCAGATCACTTGGCCCACACAACACGGCACCACCATGCACCCAACACTGCCCTCAGGGCACCTGCCCTAGAAGAGGCTGTCGCGGGAAAAGGTGATCAGCAATGCCAGTGGGCAACTGTGTCCAGAGTTCCTATCTTCTGTTGCCACCGTGCATGCGGAACTCGCTACCTACAGAAGGCACGCTTCCCATCATCCCTTGCAACCACGTGCAGAGGCGTGACCATGTTCTGGCCAGCAAGAGAGGCACAGATGGAGTAGTCACAGACAGAAATTATCTGCGCCTTTCACTGAGAAGCTCTGTGTGCGGCCGGGCCACCAATCCAGGTTGGACTGAGAGGGAAATCCAGACACTTTCACAGAGGAAGCCCTGCCACAgatgacccccacccccacccccgacacTTGTCGTAGAGACCTATCCATTCCAGCTAGCGTAAAACCACATGTGTCTGTCAGAGAGCTGCCTCTGGGGCTGACCCCTTCCCTGTTTAAGCTCATCTCTCTCCAAGAAAACGGAGTCTCAGCTCACGTGTCTGGGTCAAACGGATCGCCGTTGACCCAGTGAAAGTCGTCTCCAACTCTGCGCAGGCCAATCCAGGGCTCCCTCCGTGTGAACTTGAACATGAATTCCtgcaaaaggaaggagagaaagccaggcatggagtgCAGTTTTGTCATGGCGGCATGGCCCCAGCCAGGCGCTCTCTGGAGACGCTGGTCCTGCAGAGAGTGATGGGTACTGAGACGGTGTGGTTACTTTGATGGGAGGGTGACAACGGAATCCTGGGCAGTCACTGCTGGAGCAAGACCAGAGCAGCTTCCCGAGCTGGCCACAAATGTCGCCAACAGCCTGCTTCAGTTACAGAGCTGGGAGTTTGGGGATGGTCCGCAGGTAAGATTCCTGGCCAAATCTTACCCACAACAGGTTATCTGACCTGCACTTCTGGGACTTTCTCAGAAACTGACACACAAATATTGTGCAATGCAGACAAACAGAAACTGGCTTTGAGACCCGCTCCTCTTTTAGAAGTGCATGTCTCTGTGCCACGACGTCCAAAATGAGCAAGTGCTAAGGGATTCCGGGCTCTTTAGCCTTTCTATTGGCAAAGCAACTCGAGGTGTGACCTGAGAGGCAGTGCTTGATTTAGATGGTAGGAAatgagggttgtttttttttttttttttttttttttttttttttttttttacaaagtgtGTTCACAGCTTCTAATCCATCCTCTGAATACTGAGTTAAGCTCAGCCAACCAGCCTTGGATGGAAGTAGAGGATGGAGGTTTGAGTGATCAGCCCCCAGGGAATTCACCATCGCCCCCTGACTGGATAGTGGCTGAGTAACTGGAGAAGACACCCAGGGGGTCATTCAGCCATTCCACCTGAGTCAGTAGGGGAGCGTGAGGGTCCCTGCTTCTGACCCAGGCGCTCACCAGTTCCTTCTGGCTTTGGACCACAGCCAGCGCTGCCTCGTGGGTTTGGCAGTATTGCCTGCCCGTGTTCCAGTCTCTAGGCTCCTCCGAAAAGTAATAGCATTTCCTTCCgtagagcagccagtcctctggGCAGGGCGTCTCACACTTGATGCAGCCCTTGGAAGCTgtagggagggagaaggggctgAGTGTCTCCCAGTGTGCCTGGCCACTGCCATGTTCCCCGTGTGCCTTGGTCACCGCTGTGTCCCCTGGCCTCTTCCCACggctccctccctctgtctggaCTTCAGTGCCCTTCAGAGACACTGCTGAAGTCACTGTGCCCCAGGGAGGAGTTCCAGATGAAATAAACAGCAGGAGGCACGGAACAGCAAGGTGGTCAGTGTGTTATCATGGGGGCAGCAGaggggcaaacccaaggaaagaTCTCCCCCTTAACCCTAGGAACTCAGACCAGAAGGAACCTGAAATTCACATCTCTGTAGCCAGGGTGGGAGACTCTGGCAGGACAGTGTGCCTTTTCATAACCACACTCTCCCTCTCTAGCTAGCTCCACTACCCTGTTCACCACTGAACTTCTAGGAAATTCCTTTTAGATTTGAGTCCTGAACCAGGTGGATGGCTCACTCAGTGAATAATGACATTTTGCCTCCaagtctgacaacttgagttGCATCCCTGGGACCCATCCTGCACATTGTCCCCTGACATCTACACCCTTATCCCAGCACGAAACCTAAGTGTAAAAGGTATTATTTtaaatggggactggagagatggctcagagataaaaaaaacttgctgttctttcaaacaacctgggttcaattcccagcactcacatggcagctcacaactgtctataactccagttccaggggatcccatgccctctttgGTCCTCCAtagttcagacacacacacacagagagagagacatacacacactattCTGGGAAAGCAGTTCAGAAAGTTCACCAACCCTCCAAGACCTCTTTGTCATGTGCTAACTTACATTTTGCATctcctggagaccagaagacaggtTAATCCGAATCCAGGAATTTGTTTGGCTTTGCTTTATGCATTTCTCCTTCTCTTGGGCTCATCtgaggtttggtttggtttggtttgactatttagctctggctggcctgtacctcactatgtataccaggttggtctcaaactcagagatctgcttgcctctgccgcCCATGTTCATGAATTAAAATCATGAGTTCATGGTACCTAGCTCATTTgaagttttttgggttttttttgtttgtttgtttttgtttttgttttgttttttcttttggtttttctagaaagggtttctctgtggctttggagcctgtcctggaactagctcttgtagaccaggctggtctcgaactcacagagatccacctgcctctgcctcccgagtgctgggattaaaggcgtgcgccaccaccgcccggctcatttgaAGTTTTATAGATAAGCTTTAGTTTTGAATTTTGACACAGTTTCATGTAACCAAAGCTgactgtggcagtttgaatgtaattggcacTCATAggcttatagggagtggcactattaggtgtggcattgttggtgtaggtgtggccttgttggagaaagcatgtcactgtgggggtggactgtGAGGTGTCctgtgctcaagctatgcccagtgtctcagttcacttcctgttgcctgtggatcacagatgcagatatagaactctcagctccttctccagcaccacgtctgcctgcatgccaccatgtcccccCATGATGAcactggactaaacctctgaactgtaagccagccacaattaaatgttttcctttgtaagagttgccatggtcatggcgtctctccagagcaacagaaaccctaagacactgacctcaaattctctaaggctgaccttgagctcttgcctctacctctccagtcTGGGATaccaggtgtgtgccactatccaGTCCT is a genomic window containing:
- the Clec2l gene encoding C-type lectin domain family 2 member L, which codes for MEPTREPPARTRPPPPASRPAPAAPRPRSPAEAEARGPEGLLRRSGSGYEGSTSWKAALEDTTTRLLLGAIAVLLFAILVVMSILASKGCIKCETPCPEDWLLYGRKCYYFSEEPRDWNTGRQYCQTHEAALAVVQSQKELEFMFKFTRREPWIGLRRVGDDFHWVNGDPFDPDTFSISGMGECVFVEPTRLVSTECLATRPWVCSKMAYT